The proteins below are encoded in one region of Desulfonatronum thioautotrophicum:
- the aat gene encoding leucyl/phenylalanyl-tRNA--protein transferase, whose translation MPVHALSPRILFPPVEHAEPDGLLAVGGDLSPERLLHAYSKGIFPWYGPGSPILWWTPDPRLVLFPQELHIPRSLGRLMRKPPFHASFDRDFARVIGHCAAMPRRNGPGTWLVPEMQRAYNLLHDVGLAHSVEVWADGELVGGLYGVALGRVFFGESMFHLRPNASKFALVHLVQRLRRWDFQMLDCQQTTPHMQRFGAREIRRPEFMAILEEATIQPTIFGRWTES comes from the coding sequence ATGCCTGTTCATGCCCTGTCCCCCCGGATTCTTTTTCCTCCCGTGGAACACGCAGAACCGGACGGATTATTGGCCGTGGGCGGCGATCTCTCCCCGGAACGCCTGTTACACGCCTACAGTAAGGGGATTTTCCCCTGGTACGGCCCGGGCTCGCCGATTCTCTGGTGGACGCCTGATCCCCGTCTGGTGCTTTTTCCGCAAGAGCTGCATATCCCACGCAGCCTGGGCAGACTCATGCGCAAGCCTCCATTTCATGCCTCTTTTGATCGGGATTTTGCCCGTGTAATCGGTCACTGCGCGGCAATGCCCCGGCGGAATGGGCCGGGCACGTGGCTGGTGCCGGAAATGCAACGGGCCTACAACCTACTCCACGATGTGGGACTGGCGCATTCCGTGGAAGTCTGGGCGGATGGTGAGCTGGTGGGGGGACTCTATGGAGTAGCCCTCGGCCGGGTGTTCTTTGGAGAATCCATGTTTCATCTCCGCCCCAACGCGTCCAAGTTTGCCCTGGTCCATCTTGTTCAGCGATTGCGGCGGTGGGATTTTCAGATGCTGGATTGCCAGCAGACGACACCGCACATGCAGCGGTTCGGGGCTCGAGAGATCCGAAGACCGGAATTCATGGCCATCCTGGAGGAGGCCACGATCCAGCCGACTATTTTTGGTCGATGGACGGAGAGTTGA
- the uvrB gene encoding excinuclease ABC subunit UvrB, whose protein sequence is MTTSLDLAPQSPFELVSPYTPQGDQPQAIDALVAGVNAGEAHQVLLGVTGSGKTFTMAQVIARLGRPALVMAPNKTLAAQLFNEFKELFPHNAVEYFVSYYDYYQPEAYLPHSDVYIEKDSSINEEIDKLRHAATHALLTRRDVLIVASVSCIYGLGSPEYYAKMVIPIEAGQRLTMDDLLGRLVEVLYERNDVDFHRGTFRVRGDSLDIIPAYSHERALRLEFFGDELETIHEIDPLTGEAHGQIQKTVIFPASHYVSDKENLLRAMTDIRDELGERLRLLKAENRLVEAQRLEQRTMLDLEMIEELGYCTGIENYSRHLDGRRTGQPPACLLDYFPSDFLLFLDESHITIPQIGGMYHGDQSRKKTLVDFGFRLPSALDNRPLSIQEFWERVGQVVSVSATPGPFELEQSNGTVVEQIIRPTGLVDPEVEVRPVQGQMDDLLGECKLREQQGERVLVTTLTKRMAEDLTEYLNNMGMSARYMHSDIDTLERVAIIQALRKGEFTVLVGINLLREGLDLPEVSLVAILDADKEGFLRSFRSLIQTFGRAARNVQGRVILYADKVTASMAQAMEETARRRQVQQVFNAAHDIVPTTIIKGMDNILGHIYAEAKDKDQSTTLRESGGRYGAKDLSPKDMARRIKSLEREMRAAAKELEFERAASLRDEVALLRRRMLEAGEGS, encoded by the coding sequence ATGACGACCTCTCTCGACCTCGCACCTCAATCTCCTTTTGAACTGGTCAGCCCGTACACCCCCCAAGGCGATCAGCCTCAGGCCATCGACGCCCTGGTGGCCGGAGTCAATGCCGGCGAGGCGCATCAGGTTCTGCTGGGCGTGACCGGGTCGGGCAAGACCTTCACCATGGCCCAGGTCATTGCCCGGCTGGGACGTCCGGCCCTGGTCATGGCCCCGAACAAGACCCTGGCCGCGCAGTTGTTCAACGAGTTCAAGGAGCTGTTTCCGCACAACGCCGTGGAGTATTTCGTCAGCTATTACGACTACTACCAGCCCGAAGCCTATCTGCCGCACAGCGATGTCTACATTGAGAAGGATTCGTCCATCAACGAGGAGATCGACAAGCTGCGTCACGCCGCGACCCACGCCCTGCTCACCCGGAGGGACGTGCTCATAGTGGCCTCGGTGTCCTGCATCTACGGTCTGGGATCGCCGGAATATTACGCCAAGATGGTCATTCCCATCGAGGCCGGGCAGCGGTTGACCATGGACGACCTGCTGGGCCGTCTGGTGGAGGTGCTCTACGAGCGCAACGACGTCGATTTCCACCGGGGAACCTTTCGGGTCCGGGGGGACAGTCTGGACATCATCCCGGCCTACAGCCACGAGCGGGCATTGAGGCTGGAGTTTTTCGGTGACGAGCTGGAGACCATCCATGAAATCGACCCTCTGACCGGGGAAGCTCATGGCCAAATCCAGAAGACCGTGATCTTCCCGGCCAGCCACTACGTCTCGGACAAGGAGAATCTGCTCCGGGCCATGACGGACATCCGGGATGAACTCGGGGAGCGGCTGCGGCTGCTCAAGGCCGAGAACAGGCTGGTGGAGGCCCAGCGGCTGGAGCAGCGGACCATGCTGGATCTGGAGATGATCGAGGAGCTGGGCTACTGTACGGGAATCGAGAACTACTCCCGGCATCTTGATGGTCGTCGGACCGGACAGCCTCCGGCCTGTCTGCTGGACTACTTTCCGTCGGATTTTCTGCTCTTCCTGGACGAGTCCCACATTACCATCCCCCAGATCGGCGGCATGTACCATGGTGACCAATCCCGGAAGAAAACCTTGGTGGATTTCGGATTCCGCCTGCCTTCGGCCCTGGACAACCGCCCCTTGAGCATCCAGGAATTCTGGGAGCGGGTGGGACAGGTGGTCTCGGTTTCGGCCACGCCTGGACCTTTTGAGCTGGAACAAAGCAACGGCACGGTGGTGGAGCAGATCATCCGACCGACGGGGCTGGTGGATCCGGAAGTGGAAGTCCGTCCGGTGCAAGGGCAGATGGACGATTTGCTGGGAGAGTGCAAGCTGCGCGAGCAGCAAGGAGAACGGGTCCTGGTGACCACCCTGACCAAGCGGATGGCCGAGGATCTGACCGAGTACCTGAACAACATGGGCATGAGCGCCCGGTACATGCACTCGGACATCGACACCCTGGAACGGGTGGCCATCATCCAGGCCCTGCGCAAGGGAGAGTTCACCGTGCTGGTGGGCATCAACCTGCTCCGGGAGGGGCTGGACCTGCCCGAAGTCTCCCTGGTGGCCATCCTGGACGCGGACAAGGAAGGATTTTTGCGCTCGTTCCGCTCCCTGATCCAGACCTTTGGCCGGGCCGCGCGCAATGTCCAGGGCCGGGTGATCCTCTACGCGGACAAGGTCACCGCCTCCATGGCCCAGGCTATGGAGGAAACCGCCCGCCGCCGCCAGGTCCAACAGGTGTTCAACGCGGCCCACGACATCGTTCCAACCACGATCATCAAGGGCATGGACAACATCCTCGGCCACATCTACGCCGAGGCCAAGGATAAGGATCAGTCCACGACCCTGCGCGAGAGCGGTGGCAGATATGGAGCCAAGGACCTCTCCCCCAAGGATATGGCCCGCCGCATTAAAAGTCTGGAGCGGGAAATGCGCGCTGCTGCCAAGGAACTGGAGTTCGAACGCGCTGCGAGCCTGCGCGATGAAGTGGCCCTGCTGCGGCGCAGGATGCTGGAAGCTGGGGAAGGGAGTTGA
- the ligA gene encoding NAD-dependent DNA ligase LigA, whose product MTASTLHEPAQRMSELASLIRHHDHRYYVLDDPEIDDAEYDALFRELRTLEERHPELADPDSPTRRVGGEASRAFRPFAHSLPMYSLDNAFSLEEWQAFAARLAKALPGEDLAFWVDPKLDGLAVEVVYEGGRFVRAGTRGDGVTGEDVSPNLRTVRNLPLRLDARGGVSNLPDLLEVRGEVIMRGEDFARLNREQADAGRKTFANPRNAAAGSVRQLDPKITAERPLRFYAYGIGLVEWPEGATGWVRQQDILNGLWALGFSVPEHSRLCSDPGDVERHYADVARLRESLGYEIDGVVAKVNSLAQQQRLGATARAPRWALAWKFPAGQAVTRLLDIQVQVGRTGVLTPVAILEPTALSGVTVSRATLHNEDEIRSKDLRLGDMVVVQRAGDVIPEVVAPVLEERSGKEREFVFPQICPACGSPATRLPGEAAWRCQNMACPALLRQSLIYFVSKAGLDVDGLGRKWVEILVDKGLIQTPADIFRLRQEDLLALDRMGPKLAGNLIAAIDRARNQADLTQVIRALGIRHVGAQTARVLADHFSDLDALAQAPQEQLLQLPDIGPEVAVSIQGFFSNPDNQRLLGELRKLGLWPREDNRGTHQEPDSPFVGKRVLFTGSLSGLSRTQAQNLVEQAGGTVVSNVSKRVDFVVVGADPGSKLAKARELELKILDDTEFIRMVEQGELS is encoded by the coding sequence ATGACCGCGTCAACTCTCCATGAACCCGCCCAGCGCATGTCCGAACTCGCCTCGCTGATCCGCCACCACGACCACCGCTACTACGTTCTGGACGATCCGGAGATCGACGACGCGGAGTACGACGCCTTGTTTCGGGAATTGCGGACCCTGGAAGAGCGGCACCCCGAATTGGCGGACCCGGATTCGCCCACGCGGCGGGTCGGCGGAGAGGCGTCACGTGCTTTCCGGCCCTTTGCCCATTCCCTGCCCATGTACAGCCTGGACAACGCCTTTTCCCTGGAGGAATGGCAGGCCTTCGCGGCTCGTCTGGCCAAGGCGCTGCCCGGAGAGGATCTGGCCTTCTGGGTGGATCCCAAGCTGGACGGCCTAGCCGTGGAAGTGGTGTACGAGGGTGGGCGTTTTGTTCGGGCCGGGACCAGGGGCGACGGGGTTACGGGCGAGGACGTCAGCCCGAATCTGCGCACGGTGCGCAACCTGCCGCTGCGGCTTGATGCTCGGGGAGGCGTGTCGAACTTGCCGGACTTACTGGAGGTGCGCGGCGAAGTGATCATGCGAGGGGAGGATTTTGCTCGGTTGAACCGGGAACAGGCCGACGCCGGCCGGAAAACCTTCGCCAATCCGCGTAACGCCGCGGCCGGTTCGGTGCGCCAGCTGGACCCGAAGATCACGGCGGAGCGGCCGCTGCGCTTTTACGCCTACGGCATAGGGCTGGTGGAATGGCCGGAAGGCGCGACGGGCTGGGTCAGGCAGCAAGACATTCTGAACGGCTTGTGGGCCCTGGGGTTCTCCGTGCCGGAGCATTCCCGGCTCTGTTCCGATCCCGGCGACGTGGAACGCCACTACGCCGATGTGGCCCGGCTCCGGGAAAGCCTGGGCTATGAAATCGACGGGGTCGTGGCCAAGGTGAATAGTTTGGCGCAGCAACAGCGTTTGGGCGCGACGGCCAGGGCGCCGCGCTGGGCCCTGGCCTGGAAATTTCCCGCTGGTCAAGCCGTGACCCGGCTGCTGGATATCCAGGTTCAGGTGGGCCGGACCGGGGTATTGACCCCGGTGGCCATTCTCGAGCCGACGGCTTTGTCCGGAGTTACGGTTTCCCGGGCCACGCTGCACAACGAAGATGAAATCCGGTCCAAGGACTTGCGGCTGGGCGACATGGTCGTGGTCCAGCGGGCCGGGGACGTGATCCCCGAGGTTGTTGCTCCGGTGCTCGAAGAACGGAGTGGAAAAGAGCGGGAGTTCGTTTTTCCCCAGATCTGTCCGGCCTGTGGCTCTCCGGCGACACGGCTGCCAGGGGAAGCCGCCTGGCGCTGCCAGAACATGGCCTGTCCGGCCCTGCTGCGACAAAGCCTCATCTACTTCGTGTCCAAAGCCGGGCTGGACGTGGACGGTTTGGGCCGGAAATGGGTGGAGATTCTGGTGGACAAAGGGCTGATTCAGACACCGGCGGATATCTTCCGTCTCCGACAGGAGGATCTGCTGGCCCTGGATCGCATGGGGCCAAAGCTGGCCGGGAATCTCATTGCGGCCATCGACCGGGCCAGGAATCAGGCTGACCTGACTCAGGTGATCCGAGCCCTTGGCATCCGGCATGTGGGCGCGCAGACCGCCCGGGTCCTGGCGGACCATTTTTCGGACTTGGATGCCCTGGCACAGGCTCCCCAAGAGCAATTGCTGCAGCTTCCGGACATCGGTCCGGAAGTGGCGGTGTCGATCCAGGGCTTCTTCAGCAATCCGGACAATCAACGTCTCCTGGGCGAATTGCGGAAACTGGGGCTCTGGCCCCGGGAGGATAATCGAGGCACTCATCAAGAGCCGGATTCACCATTTGTCGGCAAGCGGGTGCTGTTCACCGGCAGCCTTTCCGGTCTGTCCCGGACCCAGGCTCAGAATTTGGTGGAGCAAGCCGGCGGAACAGTGGTCAGTAACGTGTCCAAAAGGGTGGATTTTGTTGTTGTCGGAGCCGATCCAGGGTCCAAACTGGCCAAGGCCAGGGAGCTGGAACTGAAGATCCTTGACGACACGGAGTTTATCCGAATGGTGGAGCAGGGCGAGTTGTCCTGA
- a CDS encoding YgiQ family radical SAM protein: MMPGSSVPAQPDFLPTTRQEMLKLGWEELDILLVNGDAYVDHPAFGVSLLGRWLIANGFRVGIIAQPRWDILDDLQRMGRPRLFAGVGAGALDSMLAHYTAFRKARRDDAYTPGGVSGARPNRACIVYANLLRRAFPGLFITLGGIEASLRRIAHYDFWTDKIRRSILLDSKADLLLYGMAERGILELARLLAHHTSHAKTSGASSRPFAPQRPGVHALLQIPGAAFACRPEELPELPSVLKLPSQEAIQSSPDALLEATTLLEKHVHQGHDTALHQTGNRLLVLTPPATPLTETEMDALYELPFARRAHPGYDKPIPAAEMIASSITSHRGCGGGCSFCSLALHQGRWISSRSKRSILDEVRRMSAIAHWQGVISDVGGPSANMWQATCARDKGIKGKHDPCRRASCLHPKICRFFQVDQQGQVSMLENIRSLPGVRHVRVASGVRFDLLLRDAQAAEGLIQGFVGGQLKLAPEHASDTVLHLMRKPSFAVFEQFLDLFQRQSARAGKQQFVVPYLMSGFPGCTEQDMTDLDHWLCGKGWRPQQVQCFVPTPGTMATAMYHAGKDPTGNPIYVARSDAQRLAQHRILIPNSREQGSEKKQNRAAKKRNVNKRGK; encoded by the coding sequence ATGATGCCCGGCTCTTCCGTGCCTGCACAACCGGACTTTCTCCCCACAACCCGCCAGGAAATGCTGAAGTTGGGTTGGGAGGAGTTGGACATATTGCTGGTCAACGGGGATGCGTACGTGGACCATCCGGCATTTGGCGTGTCTCTCCTGGGCCGATGGCTCATTGCCAATGGTTTCCGGGTGGGAATCATCGCTCAGCCACGTTGGGATATCCTGGACGATCTGCAACGGATGGGCCGCCCCAGATTATTCGCCGGAGTGGGGGCCGGGGCATTGGACTCCATGCTGGCCCATTACACCGCGTTCCGCAAGGCGCGCCGGGACGACGCCTACACTCCCGGAGGAGTATCGGGAGCGCGGCCGAACAGGGCCTGTATTGTGTATGCCAACCTGCTCCGCAGGGCCTTCCCCGGTCTGTTCATCACCCTGGGCGGAATTGAAGCTTCCCTGCGACGCATCGCCCATTACGACTTCTGGACGGATAAAATCCGTCGCTCCATCCTCCTGGACAGCAAGGCCGATCTGCTCTTGTATGGAATGGCCGAGCGCGGCATTCTGGAACTGGCCCGCCTTTTGGCGCACCATACCAGCCATGCCAAGACTTCCGGCGCGTCCTCCCGGCCATTTGCACCGCAACGACCGGGTGTCCATGCCCTGCTCCAAATACCCGGAGCGGCTTTTGCCTGCCGCCCGGAAGAACTGCCCGAGCTGCCTTCCGTACTGAAACTGCCCTCCCAGGAGGCCATCCAAAGCTCCCCGGATGCTCTGCTGGAGGCTACAACCCTGCTGGAAAAACATGTCCACCAAGGCCACGATACGGCCCTGCATCAGACTGGAAACCGGCTTCTGGTGCTCACCCCTCCGGCAACTCCACTGACAGAAACGGAGATGGACGCACTCTACGAACTGCCGTTCGCCCGCCGCGCTCACCCAGGCTATGACAAGCCGATTCCCGCAGCGGAGATGATCGCATCCAGCATCACCAGCCATCGTGGCTGTGGAGGCGGCTGCTCATTCTGTTCCCTGGCCCTGCACCAGGGCCGATGGATCAGTTCCCGGAGCAAACGCTCCATCCTGGACGAGGTCAGGCGAATGAGCGCCATAGCGCATTGGCAGGGAGTGATCAGCGACGTGGGCGGCCCCAGCGCGAACATGTGGCAGGCCACCTGTGCACGAGACAAGGGCATTAAAGGGAAACATGACCCCTGTCGCCGAGCCAGTTGCCTTCACCCAAAAATCTGTCGTTTTTTTCAGGTTGACCAGCAAGGCCAGGTGTCCATGCTTGAGAACATCCGCTCTCTGCCTGGAGTGCGCCATGTCCGGGTGGCCAGTGGAGTCCGCTTTGACCTGCTGCTCCGGGATGCCCAAGCTGCTGAAGGCCTGATCCAGGGATTCGTGGGCGGACAGCTCAAACTGGCCCCGGAGCATGCATCCGACACCGTGCTGCACCTGATGCGTAAACCGTCCTTCGCGGTTTTCGAGCAGTTCCTTGATCTTTTTCAGCGGCAATCCGCCCGGGCGGGCAAACAGCAATTCGTGGTGCCCTATCTGATGAGCGGCTTTCCCGGGTGTACGGAACAGGACATGACGGATCTTGATCATTGGCTATGCGGCAAAGGCTGGCGACCGCAGCAGGTCCAATGCTTCGTGCCGACCCCCGGCACCATGGCCACGGCCATGTATCATGCCGGAAAAGATCCCACGGGCAACCCGATATACGTTGCCCGCTCCGACGCTCAACGCCTTGCCCAGCACCGGATATTGATCCCCAACAGCCGCGAGCAGGGCTCTGAAAAAAAACAAAACAGAGCAGCTAAAAAGCGCAATGTCAATAAACGCGGCAAATGA
- a CDS encoding PAS domain-containing sensor histidine kinase, translating into MPKSHRVVGPARKSLDEEPLTWPPNPEELRRKAMERLHQSTPHNFEALSPDEISRLLHELHVHQIELEIQNEELRDAQNALEASRARYFDLYDLAPVGYCTLNDRNMVLEANLTTTQLLGIPRSELIQRPFPRFILLEDHPQFYVHRQRLFESGSRQVFEVRMFRGDQSTFWARLEGTRRQDGSSQVFRLVISDITEQRDIEDKLRESEHRYRIIVETANEGIWVWNADERITFANETLQKMLGYPSEELLGKYIGDLILADEWQDHLASRQLRRRGRSESYERRFLHRDGHPVWTRVSATPMFDAEGIFIGSFAMVSDITSLKQAENELLQAMQRTEAANQVKNEFVANMSHEIQTPLNGIIGMMQILMTTDLDEQQRKYVTNAVVSANRLGRLLVDILDLSRIETGKVELQQKRFNPVELGRSVCEIFASTARTKGITLGCRLDPTLPAWIVGDEARLVQILFNLLGNAVKFTAKGHVELEAHLLPSTDKGDLRILFSISDTGIGIPDEKLERLLEAFTQAEESYTRFYQGAGLGLTIVRRLVALMQGNISIESVPGKGTTFHVALPFTAAAISSEEQEVAVAVNGKADSGRDFLNTSRTLTVLVAEDEPLNQLSLRKILEPAGHQIVVAENGQQVLSLLSTQDVDAVLMDLQMPVMDGLEAIREIRRLERERYLRLRDPQATLRHIPIIAVTAHTLNVDRKTVLDAGADDFLVKPIEPLCLLALLHDLDDPQAGSHAKDNTPHAESLDKT; encoded by the coding sequence ATGCCCAAATCTCATCGCGTTGTCGGTCCGGCCAGGAAATCTCTTGATGAAGAACCCCTCACCTGGCCGCCAAACCCGGAAGAATTACGCCGCAAGGCAATGGAGCGGTTGCATCAAAGCACTCCCCATAATTTCGAGGCACTCTCTCCGGATGAGATCAGCAGGCTTCTGCATGAACTGCATGTGCATCAAATCGAATTGGAAATCCAAAACGAAGAACTGCGCGATGCTCAAAACGCCCTGGAAGCCAGTCGTGCCAGATACTTCGACCTGTATGATCTGGCTCCGGTGGGCTACTGCACCTTGAATGATCGAAACATGGTTTTGGAAGCCAACCTGACCACCACGCAGTTGCTCGGCATACCAAGATCTGAACTGATCCAAAGACCCTTTCCGCGATTTATCCTTCTGGAAGACCATCCCCAGTTCTATGTGCATCGCCAACGCCTCTTCGAATCCGGTTCCCGCCAAGTCTTCGAAGTACGAATGTTCAGGGGCGATCAGAGTACCTTCTGGGCCCGCCTTGAAGGAACGCGACGTCAGGACGGATCATCTCAGGTTTTTCGTCTGGTGATCAGCGACATTACCGAACAACGGGACATCGAGGACAAACTGCGTGAAAGCGAACATCGCTACCGGATCATCGTTGAAACGGCCAATGAGGGTATCTGGGTCTGGAACGCCGATGAGCGTATTACCTTTGCCAACGAGACGTTGCAGAAAATGCTTGGATATCCATCCGAAGAACTTCTGGGAAAGTATATCGGCGATCTGATCCTGGCCGATGAATGGCAGGATCACCTCGCCAGCCGCCAGCTGCGACGACGGGGGCGTAGCGAGTCATATGAACGCCGCTTCCTGCACCGGGACGGTCATCCCGTCTGGACCAGGGTGTCGGCCACACCCATGTTCGATGCTGAAGGAATCTTTATTGGCTCCTTTGCCATGGTCAGCGACATTACCAGTCTGAAGCAGGCTGAAAATGAGTTGTTGCAGGCCATGCAACGAACCGAGGCGGCCAATCAGGTCAAAAACGAATTCGTGGCCAATATGAGCCATGAAATCCAAACCCCCTTGAACGGCATCATCGGCATGATGCAGATATTGATGACCACGGACCTCGATGAGCAACAACGGAAATATGTGACCAACGCCGTTGTCTCCGCCAATCGTCTTGGGCGGTTGTTGGTGGATATTCTGGATCTTTCCCGAATTGAAACCGGCAAAGTGGAGCTCCAACAAAAGCGGTTCAACCCCGTGGAGCTTGGGCGATCGGTGTGTGAAATCTTTGCGTCGACAGCCCGGACAAAAGGAATAACCCTGGGTTGCCGCCTGGATCCAACCCTTCCGGCCTGGATTGTCGGTGACGAAGCTCGCCTGGTTCAAATTCTGTTCAATCTGCTGGGTAATGCCGTTAAATTTACCGCCAAGGGGCATGTCGAACTGGAAGCCCACCTCCTGCCATCCACTGATAAGGGGGATCTGCGCATCCTGTTTTCCATCTCGGATACAGGCATCGGCATTCCGGATGAAAAACTGGAAAGGCTTTTGGAAGCGTTCACCCAGGCTGAGGAGTCCTATACCCGCTTCTACCAGGGGGCTGGCCTTGGGCTGACCATTGTCCGCCGACTTGTCGCATTGATGCAGGGAAACATTTCCATTGAAAGTGTTCCGGGCAAAGGCACCACTTTCCATGTGGCATTGCCCTTTACCGCTGCCGCGATCAGCAGCGAGGAACAGGAAGTCGCTGTTGCTGTGAACGGCAAGGCGGATTCTGGCCGTGATTTTCTGAACACCTCCAGAACATTGACCGTTCTGGTGGCCGAGGATGAACCGCTGAACCAGCTTTCCCTACGGAAAATCCTTGAACCGGCTGGACACCAGATCGTGGTCGCGGAAAACGGCCAACAAGTACTCAGTCTGCTGAGCACGCAGGATGTTGATGCTGTCCTCATGGATCTGCAGATGCCGGTCATGGATGGACTGGAGGCGATTCGCGAGATTCGCCGTCTGGAGCGGGAGCGCTATTTACGATTGAGAGACCCGCAGGCTACGCTTCGCCACATCCCCATCATCGCCGTCACCGCGCACACCCTGAATGTTGACCGCAAAACGGTTCTCGATGCAGGTGCGGACGACTTTCTGGTCAAACCCATTGAACCGTTGTGCCTCCTGGCGTTGCTTCACGATCTGGACGATCCGCAAGCTGGGTCGCATGCGAAAGACAACACACCGCATGCCGAGAGCCTCGATAAAACATGA